CCTCTATGTTGGCCACCATGATCCTCTGCACATCCTGCAGCTCTGTGTTGATGTTGCCCAGGTTCCTCCTGGCGCGGCTGTCGATGTACGACTTCTTAGTCTTCTGGATGTATGTGTCTGGGGAGGGACACATGTTACAGGAGCTCCGGttatgctagctagctgctcCCTAAGGCATTCGCTATGCTCACTTTTTTAGTAAATAGCTAGGTTAGTAGATGGCTAGGCGGTTGATAGCTAGTAAGCTAGGCAGTTGATAGCTAGTAAGCTAGGCAGTTGATAGCTAGTAAGCTAGGCAGTTGATAGCTAGTAAGCTAGGCAGTTGATAGCTAGTAAGCAAGGCAATTGATAGCTAGTAAGCTAAGCAGTTGATAGCTAGTAAGCTAGGCAGTTGATAGCTAGTAAGCAAGGCAGTTGATAGCTAGTAAGCTAAGCAGTTGATAGCTAGTAAGCTAGGCAGTGGATAGCTAGTAAGCTAAGCAGTTGATAGCTAGTAAGCTAGGCAGTTGATAGCTTGTAAGCTAGGCAGTTGATAGCTAGTAAGCTAAGCAGTTGATAGCTAGTAAGCTAGGCAGTTGATAGCTAGTAAGCAAGGCAGTTGATAGCTAGTAAGCTAAGCAGTTGATAGCTAGTAAGCTAGGCAGTTGATAGCTAGTAAGCTAGGAATTTGATAGCCAGTAAGCTGGGCAGTTGGTAGCCAGTTAGCTTGGGCAGCTCACCAAACTCGATGAAGGAGTAGGGTCTGGAGACAGAGGGGACCTTCTTGCCGTGTTGCTCGTGGAACTCTGCCTGTAGGTCCTCCAGGTAGGCGAACGCCAGCTTCTTGGGGAAGCCGGCCTCACACAGCACCAGGTAGCACACACCCTTCTCTATCACATAGCTGCAGGACAGATCAGTATTAAGTGTGTAacactgtcctgtgtgtgtgtgtgtgtgtgtgcgtgtgtgtgtgtgtgtgtgtgtgtgtgtgcgtgtgtgtgtgtgtgtggtagactcACTGGAATGCCATGGCTCCAGCCTCCAGGGTACAGCGTGTGGGACTCTGCTCATTcagcttcctaaacagctgctTGGCCTGGCTCTGGTACTGATGCAGGTCCCtacccagctacacacacacacacacacacacacacacacacagaggacagtgtTACACGCACACGCAAGAACATTTTAACACTTGAAgacaacacaaaaacaacacaaagttACAAGCTTTTCTCTGCTGTATCCAAGTTCGATACACCAGAGTAGTTTGTTTGGGAGCCTGTGCAGAGCGAACAGGTAACCAACCTTTTCACTTCCCTTCAGGAGAgcaggcaagagagagagggagacatgttaACAGTCTTTACAGCAGCTGAAAACAACGCCTACTAGACAATAGCATGCAGTCATGCGCCGCCAGCCTGTTAAAAAACCTCCGTGTATCTAACCTCTAATCTAGATCTAGATCAAATGAAACCCGCAGTGGCTTATTCGACGTCTGTGTCGCGGTGTCTTTAACGACCCAGCGCCGAGCACGGCTCGCCTCATCTCAAGAACTCTGACACAGCTGGAGAAAAGCCATCTCCGTTGGCTTTCTGAGGGTTCAAAGCTGGTTatctagagagaggagggaaatggCTAATAGTCTCAGTGGTGCTACCAGCAACATCGTTTGCACGATACACTTCCACATTAGCTGGATAGCACACATAGGGCTGGTTGACAGGCTTAGATTAGCTAGCCAAACTAGAT
The Osmerus eperlanus unplaced genomic scaffold, fOsmEpe2.1 SCAFFOLD_273, whole genome shotgun sequence genome window above contains:
- the LOC134016111 gene encoding vesicle-trafficking protein SEC22b-B; the protein is MVLLTMIARLADGLPLAASMQEDEQLGRDLHQYQSQAKQLFRKLNEQSPTRCTLEAGAMAFHYVIEKGVCYLVLCEAGFPKKLAFAYLEDLQAEFHEQHGKKVPSVSRPYSFIEFDTYIQKTKKSYIDSRARRNLGNINTELQDVQRIMVANIEEVLQRGEALSALDSKASNLSSLSKKYRSDAKYLNTRSTYAKLAAGGVFFIMLIVYVRFWWL